The following proteins come from a genomic window of Malus domestica chromosome 02, GDT2T_hap1:
- the LOC103402019 gene encoding histone-lysine N-methyltransferase SUVR5-like isoform X1, whose amino-acid sequence MEVLPCSTIRVGQSDCPQQSSSTPSVYDGESNCLEHEKKVQVADDILPNVEGPQLGRQGEVQGAVDELHTSDGCQNGASVIDCRQLEGQKSSSGSQDFDDDDINAQNYSEPCVTSDNSHMIVDSRESALPNNSREGESSLSESAWLESDESVALWVKWRGKWQTGIRCARADCPLSTLRAKPTHDRKKYFVIFFPHTRNYSWADTLLVRSIDEFPHPIAYKTHKVGLKVVKDLTIARRFIMQKLAVGMLNVVDQFHTEALIETARDVAVWKEFAMEASRCSGYSDLGKMLLKLRSMISQTYLNSEWLERSYNFWLQQCQNASNAATIEVLKEELVDSILWNEVQSLQNAPLQPTLGSEWKTWKHEVMKWFSTSHPTSNSVDFQQQTSDGPLTPNLQVGRKRPKLEVRRAEANASQVESRGSDESIAIEIDSEFFNNRDTSNAATLASEPYKKEDMKDIAAPTDTPGRVADKWDGVLVEAGNSKFIQTKDVEMTPANEVAAIRSSEPGSKNRHCIAYIEAKGRQCVRWANDGDVYCCVHLSSRFMGSSTKAEGSHSSDQPLCEGTTVLGTRCKHRSLQGYSFCKKHRPKNDMKTISNFPEYKLKRKFEENISNLETTNCREMVLVGDVESPLQVDPVSIGAGNAFRERGSLFEKSESPAKACNTTGEQRCIGSCFWDDSNPCLESPKRHSLYCEKHLPSWLKRARNGKSRIISKEVFVDLLKDCHSQEQKFNLHQACELFYKLFKSILSLRNPVPKDVQFQWALSEASNNLGVGEVFTKLVCTEKERLRGIWGFNDDEDAHVASSAMEEQALLQWTGDDNEQAMRCKVCSQEFSDDQALGTHWMDNHKKEAQWLFRGYACAICLDCFTNKKVLETHVQERHCVQFVEQCMLFQCIPCGSHFGNTDELWLHVLAVHRDNFRLSKAPQPVLSAGDVSPRKFELCNSASVKNNTENVSGQRKFVCRFCGLKFDLLPDLGRHHQAIHMGPSLASSLPSKKGIRYYAYRLKSGRLSRPRLRKNLAAASYRIRNRANATMKKRIQASKSLGTGGINVQRHATEAASLSRLGDSHCSAVARILFSEMQKTKCRPSNLDILSVARSACCKISLKAMLEGQYGVLPESLYLRAAKLCSEYNIRVDWHQDGFICPKGCKEFKECFVSPVMPLPIGTVGHRSPPSSDPRDDKWEVDESHYLIDAHHLSQRSFQKALVLCDDISFGQELVPVVCVADEDQLDSYPALAGGSNDQNAGDSLPWEGFTYIMKPLLHQSLGLNTESLQLGCACPRSTCCPETCDHVYLFDNDYDDAKDIYGKSMRGRFPYDERGRIILEEGYLVYECNQMCSCNRSCPNRVLQNGVRVKLEVFKTDKKGWGVRAGEAILRGTFVCEYIGEVLDEHEANERHDRYGKDGYGYLHEIDAHVNDMSRLVEGQAHHVIDSTNYGNVSKFINHSCSPNLVNHQVLVESMDSLRAHIGLYANQDIALGEEITYNYRYKHLPGQGHPCHCGASVCRGRLY is encoded by the exons ATGGAAGTGCTCCCTTGTTCTACCATTCGTGTTGGACAATCTGATTGCCCTCAACAGAGTTCATCAACCCCTTCTGTATATGACGGCGAATCCAACTGCCTTGAACATGAAAAGAAAGTGCAAGTGGCAGATGACATATTGCCAAATGTGGAAGGACCTCAATTAGGAAGACAAGGTGAAGTTCAAGGGGCAGTTGATGAATTGCATACTTCTGATGGATGTCAAAATGGAGCTTCAGTTATTGATTGTCGTCAATTGGAGGGTCAAAAGTCATCTAGTGGCTCGcaagattttgatgatgatgacaTAAATGCACAGAATTACAGTGAACCCTGCGTAACCTCTGATAACAGTCATATGATTGTAGACAGCAGGGAAAGTGCATTGCCAAACAACAGTAGGGAAGGAGAGTCATCTCTGTCAGAGTCTGCATGGCTAGAAAGTGATGAATCTGTGGCACTGTGGGTCAAG TGGAGAGGGAAGTGGCAGACAGGAATACGGTGTGCAAGAGCTGACTGCCCATTATCGACTTTGAGAGCAAAACCAACTCATGATAggaaaaaatattttgtgataTTTTTTCCACACACAAGGAATTATTCTTGGGCAGACACACTACTTGTTCGTTCCATTGATGAATTTCCACACCCTATTGCATATAAAACGCACAAAGTTGGCTTAAAAGTGGTTAAAGATTTGACCATAGCACGTCGGTTTATTATGCAAAAGTTAGCTGTTGGAATGCTGAATGTTGTTGACCAATTTCATACTGAG GCTTTGATAGAGACTGCTCGTGATGTGGCTGTCTGGAAGGAATTTGCAATGGAGGCTTCTCGTTGCAGTGGCTATTCTGATCTTGGAAAGATGCTTCTGAAGCTGCGAAGT ATGATATCACAGACCTACCTAAATTCTGAATGGCTAGAACGTTCATATAACTTTTGGTTGCAGCAGTGTCAGAATGCGAGTAATGCTGCAACCATTGAAGTACTTAAGGAG GAACTAGTTGACTCTATTCTCTGGAATGAAGTCCAGTCTCTCCAGAATGCACCATTGCAGCCTACATTGGGTTCCGAGTGGAAAACATGGAAGCATGAAGTTATGAAATGGTTTTCAACCTCTCATCCCACATCGAATAGTGTAGACTTTCAACAGCAGACTAGTGATGGTCCCTTAACCCCAAATCTCCAAGTTGGCAGGAAAAGGCCAAAGCTCGAAGTACGTCGTGCGGAGGCAAATGCTTCCCAGGTGGAATCTAGGGGATCAGATGAATCTATAGCCATTGAAATTGACTCTGAATTCTTTAATAATCGAGACACTTCAAATGCTGCTACATTAGCATCAGAACCCTATAAAAAAGAAGATATGAAAGATATAGCTGCACCAACAGACACACCTGGGCGAGTTGCTGATAAATGGGATGGAGTATTAGTTGAAGCTGGTAATTCTAAGTTCATCCAAACCAAAGATGTGGAAATGACACCAGCCAATGAAGTTGCTGCCATAAGATCTTCTGAGCCTGGAAGCAAAAATCGACATTGCATTGCTTATATTGAAGCCAAGGGAAGGCAATGCGTGAGGTGGGCAAATGATGGTGATGTTTACTGTTGTGTACATTTGTCCTCTCGTTTCATGGGAAGCTCTACAAAAGCTGAAGGGTCTCACTCGAGTGATCAACCACTGTGTGAAGGCACAACTGTCCTTGGAACTAGATGTAAGCATCGGTCTTTACAAGGCTATTCATTTTGTAAGAAGCACAGACCAAAGAATGATATGAAGACCATCTCAAATTTTCCAGAGTATAAACTTAAGAGAAAGTTTGAGGAGAACATTTCTAATTTAGAGACTACAAACTGCAGAGAGATGGTATTGGTCGGAGATGTTGAAAGTCCTCTACAGGTAGATCCTGTCTCAATTGGGGCTGGTAATGCCTTCCGTGAAAGAGGGAGCTTATTTGAGAAGTCCGAGTCTCCTGCCAAAGCTTGTAATACAACAGGAGAGCAGCGCTGCATAGGGTCTTGTTTCTGGGATGACAGCAACCCTTGCTTGGAAAGTCCAAAGAGGCATTCATTATATTGCGAAAAGCACCTCCCAAGCTGGCTCAAACGTGCAAGAAATGGTAAGAGTAGGATAATATCAAAAGAAGTTTTTGTAGATCTTTTGAAAGATTGTCACTCACAGGAGCAAAAGTTTAATTTACATCAAGCGTGTGAGCTCTTTTACAAGCTCTTTAAAAGTATATTATCTTTAAGAAACCCTGTTCCTAAGGATGTACAATTTCAGTGGGCCCTATCTGAAGCTTCTAATAATCTTGGCGTTGGAGAAGTATTCACAAAGTTGGTTTGCACTGAAAAGGAGAGACTTAGAGGGATTTGGGGCTTTAAtgatgatgaagatgcacaTGTTGCTTCTTCTGCCATGGAAGAACAAGCTCTGTTGCAATGGACTGGGGATGACAACGAACAAGCTATGAGGTGCAAAGTTTGCTCACAGGAGTTTTCGGATGACCAAGCACTTGGAACTCACTGGATGGACAATCATAAAAAGGAAGCACAATGGCTGTTTAGAGGTTATGCATGTGCTATCTGCCTGGATTGTTTTACTAATAAGAAAGTCTTGGAAACTCATGTTCAGGAGAGACATTGTGTGCAATTTGTTGAACAATGCATGCTTTTCCAGTGTATTCCTTGTGGAAGCCACTTTGGGAATACAGACGAGTTATGGTTGCATGTGCTTGCAGTTCATCGTGATAATTTCAGGCTCTCAAAAGCTCCTCAGCCTGTCCTGTCTGCTGGTGATGTTTCTCCAAGGAAGTTTGAGTTATGCAATTCAGCTTCTGTGAAGAATAACACTGAGAATGTAAGTGGTCAACGAAAGTTTGTTTGCAGGTTTTGTGGGTTGAAGTTTGATTTACTTCCTGATCTTGGTCGTCACCATCAAGCTATTCACATGGGACCAAGTTTAGCCAGTTCTCTGCCTTCAAAGAAGGGGATACGTTATTATGCTTATAGATTAAAATCTGGGAGACTTAGTCGTCCTAGATTGAGAAAAAATTTGGCAGCAGCATCATATAGGATCAGGAATAGGGCAAATGCTACTATGAAGAAACGTATTCAAGCATCAAAGTCACTTGGTACCGGAGGAATAAATGTACAGCGTCATGCAACTGAGGCAGCAAGTCTGTCTAGATTAGGGGACTCACATTGTTCAGCAGTAGCAAGAATTCTGTTTTCTGAGATGCAGAAAACAAAATGTAGGCCGAGTAACCTAGACATTTTATCTGTTGCTCGCTCTGCTTGCTGCAAGATCAGTCTCAAAGCCATGCTGGAGGGACAATATGGAGTCCTGCCAGAAAGTTTGTATCTAAGGGCAGCCAAGCTCTGCAGTGAGTATAATATTCGGGTAGATTGGCATCAAGATGGCTTTATTTGCCCTAAAGgatgcaaagaattcaaggaaTGCTTTGTGTCTCCGGTGATGCCTCTTCCAATTGGTACTGTGGGGCATAGATCTCCACCTTCATCAGATCCTCGTGACGATAAGTGGGAGGTGGATGAAAGCCACTATCTTATTGATGCACATCACTTGAGCCAAAGATCCTTCCAGAAGGCTCTTGTCTTGTGTGATGATATAAGCTTTGGGCAGGAATTGGTCCCGGTGGTTTGTGTAGCAGATGAAGACCAATTGGATTCTTATCCTGCCCTTGCAGGTGGTTCTAATGACCAAAATGCTGGTGATTCCTTGCCTTGGGAGGGCTTTACCTATATTATGAAGCCCTTGCTTCATCAATCCCTGGGACTCAATACAGAG AGTTTGCAATTGGGGTGTGCATGCCCGCGTTCTACATGCTGTCCTGAAACATGTGATCATGTTTACCTTTTTGATAATGACTATGATGATGCAAAAGACATCTATGGGAAATCCATGCGTGGCAGATTCCCATATGATGAGAGAGGTCGAATTATCTTGGAG GAAGGGTACCTCGTTTATGAATGCAATCAGATGTGCAGCTGCAATAGATCTTGTCCTAATAGGGTTTTGCAGAATGGAGTAAGAGTGAAACTGGAAGTCTTCAAAACAGATAAAAAG GGATGGGGAGTCAGGGCAGGTGAAGCAATTCTCCGCGGCACATTTGTTTGCGAGTACATTGGCGAGGTTTTAGATGAGCATGAAGCAAATGAGAGGCACGACAG GTATGGAAAAGATGGTTACGGCTACTTACATGAAATTGATGCTCATGTTAATGATATGAGTAGATTGGTCGAAGGACAGGCCCATCATGTAATTGACTCAACTAATTATGGAAATGTTTCAAAATTCATCAATCATAG CTGCTCGCCTAATCTTGTGAATCACCAAGTTCTTGTGGAAAGCATGGATAGTTTGCGTGCACATATTGGTCTCTATGCGAATCAAGAT ATAGCGTTGGGGgaagaaataacatataactaTCGATATAAACATCTTCCTGGACAAGGACATCCGTGCCATTGTGGAGCTTCCGTGTGCCGGGGGCGACTCTATTAA
- the LOC103402019 gene encoding histone-lysine N-methyltransferase SUVR5-like isoform X3, giving the protein MQKLAVGMLNVVDQFHTEALIETARDVAVWKEFAMEASRCSGYSDLGKMLLKLRSMISQTYLNSEWLERSYNFWLQQCQNASNAATIEVLKEELVDSILWNEVQSLQNAPLQPTLGSEWKTWKHEVMKWFSTSHPTSNSVDFQQQTSDGPLTPNLQVGRKRPKLEVRRAEANASQVESRGSDESIAIEIDSEFFNNRDTSNAATLASEPYKKEDMKDIAAPTDTPGRVADKWDGVLVEAGNSKFIQTKDVEMTPANEVAAIRSSEPGSKNRHCIAYIEAKGRQCVRWANDGDVYCCVHLSSRFMGSSTKAEGSHSSDQPLCEGTTVLGTRCKHRSLQGYSFCKKHRPKNDMKTISNFPEYKLKRKFEENISNLETTNCREMVLVGDVESPLQVDPVSIGAGNAFRERGSLFEKSESPAKACNTTGEQRCIGSCFWDDSNPCLESPKRHSLYCEKHLPSWLKRARNGKSRIISKEVFVDLLKDCHSQEQKFNLHQACELFYKLFKSILSLRNPVPKDVQFQWALSEASNNLGVGEVFTKLVCTEKERLRGIWGFNDDEDAHVASSAMEEQALLQWTGDDNEQAMRCKVCSQEFSDDQALGTHWMDNHKKEAQWLFRGYACAICLDCFTNKKVLETHVQERHCVQFVEQCMLFQCIPCGSHFGNTDELWLHVLAVHRDNFRLSKAPQPVLSAGDVSPRKFELCNSASVKNNTENVSGQRKFVCRFCGLKFDLLPDLGRHHQAIHMGPSLASSLPSKKGIRYYAYRLKSGRLSRPRLRKNLAAASYRIRNRANATMKKRIQASKSLGTGGINVQRHATEAASLSRLGDSHCSAVARILFSEMQKTKCRPSNLDILSVARSACCKISLKAMLEGQYGVLPESLYLRAAKLCSEYNIRVDWHQDGFICPKGCKEFKECFVSPVMPLPIGTVGHRSPPSSDPRDDKWEVDESHYLIDAHHLSQRSFQKALVLCDDISFGQELVPVVCVADEDQLDSYPALAGGSNDQNAGDSLPWEGFTYIMKPLLHQSLGLNTESLQLGCACPRSTCCPETCDHVYLFDNDYDDAKDIYGKSMRGRFPYDERGRIILEEGYLVYECNQMCSCNRSCPNRVLQNGVRVKLEVFKTDKKGWGVRAGEAILRGTFVCEYIGEVLDEHEANERHDRYGKDGYGYLHEIDAHVNDMSRLVEGQAHHVIDSTNYGNVSKFINHSCSPNLVNHQVLVESMDSLRAHIGLYANQDIALGEEITYNYRYKHLPGQGHPCHCGASVCRGRLY; this is encoded by the exons ATGCAAAAGTTAGCTGTTGGAATGCTGAATGTTGTTGACCAATTTCATACTGAG GCTTTGATAGAGACTGCTCGTGATGTGGCTGTCTGGAAGGAATTTGCAATGGAGGCTTCTCGTTGCAGTGGCTATTCTGATCTTGGAAAGATGCTTCTGAAGCTGCGAAGT ATGATATCACAGACCTACCTAAATTCTGAATGGCTAGAACGTTCATATAACTTTTGGTTGCAGCAGTGTCAGAATGCGAGTAATGCTGCAACCATTGAAGTACTTAAGGAG GAACTAGTTGACTCTATTCTCTGGAATGAAGTCCAGTCTCTCCAGAATGCACCATTGCAGCCTACATTGGGTTCCGAGTGGAAAACATGGAAGCATGAAGTTATGAAATGGTTTTCAACCTCTCATCCCACATCGAATAGTGTAGACTTTCAACAGCAGACTAGTGATGGTCCCTTAACCCCAAATCTCCAAGTTGGCAGGAAAAGGCCAAAGCTCGAAGTACGTCGTGCGGAGGCAAATGCTTCCCAGGTGGAATCTAGGGGATCAGATGAATCTATAGCCATTGAAATTGACTCTGAATTCTTTAATAATCGAGACACTTCAAATGCTGCTACATTAGCATCAGAACCCTATAAAAAAGAAGATATGAAAGATATAGCTGCACCAACAGACACACCTGGGCGAGTTGCTGATAAATGGGATGGAGTATTAGTTGAAGCTGGTAATTCTAAGTTCATCCAAACCAAAGATGTGGAAATGACACCAGCCAATGAAGTTGCTGCCATAAGATCTTCTGAGCCTGGAAGCAAAAATCGACATTGCATTGCTTATATTGAAGCCAAGGGAAGGCAATGCGTGAGGTGGGCAAATGATGGTGATGTTTACTGTTGTGTACATTTGTCCTCTCGTTTCATGGGAAGCTCTACAAAAGCTGAAGGGTCTCACTCGAGTGATCAACCACTGTGTGAAGGCACAACTGTCCTTGGAACTAGATGTAAGCATCGGTCTTTACAAGGCTATTCATTTTGTAAGAAGCACAGACCAAAGAATGATATGAAGACCATCTCAAATTTTCCAGAGTATAAACTTAAGAGAAAGTTTGAGGAGAACATTTCTAATTTAGAGACTACAAACTGCAGAGAGATGGTATTGGTCGGAGATGTTGAAAGTCCTCTACAGGTAGATCCTGTCTCAATTGGGGCTGGTAATGCCTTCCGTGAAAGAGGGAGCTTATTTGAGAAGTCCGAGTCTCCTGCCAAAGCTTGTAATACAACAGGAGAGCAGCGCTGCATAGGGTCTTGTTTCTGGGATGACAGCAACCCTTGCTTGGAAAGTCCAAAGAGGCATTCATTATATTGCGAAAAGCACCTCCCAAGCTGGCTCAAACGTGCAAGAAATGGTAAGAGTAGGATAATATCAAAAGAAGTTTTTGTAGATCTTTTGAAAGATTGTCACTCACAGGAGCAAAAGTTTAATTTACATCAAGCGTGTGAGCTCTTTTACAAGCTCTTTAAAAGTATATTATCTTTAAGAAACCCTGTTCCTAAGGATGTACAATTTCAGTGGGCCCTATCTGAAGCTTCTAATAATCTTGGCGTTGGAGAAGTATTCACAAAGTTGGTTTGCACTGAAAAGGAGAGACTTAGAGGGATTTGGGGCTTTAAtgatgatgaagatgcacaTGTTGCTTCTTCTGCCATGGAAGAACAAGCTCTGTTGCAATGGACTGGGGATGACAACGAACAAGCTATGAGGTGCAAAGTTTGCTCACAGGAGTTTTCGGATGACCAAGCACTTGGAACTCACTGGATGGACAATCATAAAAAGGAAGCACAATGGCTGTTTAGAGGTTATGCATGTGCTATCTGCCTGGATTGTTTTACTAATAAGAAAGTCTTGGAAACTCATGTTCAGGAGAGACATTGTGTGCAATTTGTTGAACAATGCATGCTTTTCCAGTGTATTCCTTGTGGAAGCCACTTTGGGAATACAGACGAGTTATGGTTGCATGTGCTTGCAGTTCATCGTGATAATTTCAGGCTCTCAAAAGCTCCTCAGCCTGTCCTGTCTGCTGGTGATGTTTCTCCAAGGAAGTTTGAGTTATGCAATTCAGCTTCTGTGAAGAATAACACTGAGAATGTAAGTGGTCAACGAAAGTTTGTTTGCAGGTTTTGTGGGTTGAAGTTTGATTTACTTCCTGATCTTGGTCGTCACCATCAAGCTATTCACATGGGACCAAGTTTAGCCAGTTCTCTGCCTTCAAAGAAGGGGATACGTTATTATGCTTATAGATTAAAATCTGGGAGACTTAGTCGTCCTAGATTGAGAAAAAATTTGGCAGCAGCATCATATAGGATCAGGAATAGGGCAAATGCTACTATGAAGAAACGTATTCAAGCATCAAAGTCACTTGGTACCGGAGGAATAAATGTACAGCGTCATGCAACTGAGGCAGCAAGTCTGTCTAGATTAGGGGACTCACATTGTTCAGCAGTAGCAAGAATTCTGTTTTCTGAGATGCAGAAAACAAAATGTAGGCCGAGTAACCTAGACATTTTATCTGTTGCTCGCTCTGCTTGCTGCAAGATCAGTCTCAAAGCCATGCTGGAGGGACAATATGGAGTCCTGCCAGAAAGTTTGTATCTAAGGGCAGCCAAGCTCTGCAGTGAGTATAATATTCGGGTAGATTGGCATCAAGATGGCTTTATTTGCCCTAAAGgatgcaaagaattcaaggaaTGCTTTGTGTCTCCGGTGATGCCTCTTCCAATTGGTACTGTGGGGCATAGATCTCCACCTTCATCAGATCCTCGTGACGATAAGTGGGAGGTGGATGAAAGCCACTATCTTATTGATGCACATCACTTGAGCCAAAGATCCTTCCAGAAGGCTCTTGTCTTGTGTGATGATATAAGCTTTGGGCAGGAATTGGTCCCGGTGGTTTGTGTAGCAGATGAAGACCAATTGGATTCTTATCCTGCCCTTGCAGGTGGTTCTAATGACCAAAATGCTGGTGATTCCTTGCCTTGGGAGGGCTTTACCTATATTATGAAGCCCTTGCTTCATCAATCCCTGGGACTCAATACAGAG AGTTTGCAATTGGGGTGTGCATGCCCGCGTTCTACATGCTGTCCTGAAACATGTGATCATGTTTACCTTTTTGATAATGACTATGATGATGCAAAAGACATCTATGGGAAATCCATGCGTGGCAGATTCCCATATGATGAGAGAGGTCGAATTATCTTGGAG GAAGGGTACCTCGTTTATGAATGCAATCAGATGTGCAGCTGCAATAGATCTTGTCCTAATAGGGTTTTGCAGAATGGAGTAAGAGTGAAACTGGAAGTCTTCAAAACAGATAAAAAG GGATGGGGAGTCAGGGCAGGTGAAGCAATTCTCCGCGGCACATTTGTTTGCGAGTACATTGGCGAGGTTTTAGATGAGCATGAAGCAAATGAGAGGCACGACAG GTATGGAAAAGATGGTTACGGCTACTTACATGAAATTGATGCTCATGTTAATGATATGAGTAGATTGGTCGAAGGACAGGCCCATCATGTAATTGACTCAACTAATTATGGAAATGTTTCAAAATTCATCAATCATAG CTGCTCGCCTAATCTTGTGAATCACCAAGTTCTTGTGGAAAGCATGGATAGTTTGCGTGCACATATTGGTCTCTATGCGAATCAAGAT ATAGCGTTGGGGgaagaaataacatataactaTCGATATAAACATCTTCCTGGACAAGGACATCCGTGCCATTGTGGAGCTTCCGTGTGCCGGGGGCGACTCTATTAA